One Erythrobacter sp. SDW2 genomic region harbors:
- a CDS encoding helix-turn-helix transcriptional regulator, which translates to MVETSAQDWSVDALGALAHETRLSVFRMLVKAGPEGCIAGAIAERAGVPPSTMSHHLATLERAGLVQSERESRLIHYRADFGGMRKLLAFLMEDCCQGDPLVCANLFELSACKP; encoded by the coding sequence ATGGTAGAAACGAGCGCTCAGGACTGGTCTGTCGATGCACTCGGCGCACTTGCCCACGAAACACGCCTGTCCGTTTTCCGGATGTTGGTAAAGGCGGGACCCGAGGGTTGCATTGCCGGCGCGATTGCCGAAAGGGCGGGCGTACCTCCCTCGACCATGTCGCATCACCTTGCGACCCTTGAGCGGGCGGGTCTGGTTCAGTCGGAACGTGAGAGCCGCCTCATTCACTACCGCGCAGACTTTGGCGGTATGCGCAAGCTGCTTGCTTTCCTGATGGAAGATTGTTGCCAAGGCGATCCGCTGGTCTGCGCCAACCTGTTCGAACTTAGCGCCTGCAAGCCCTGA
- a CDS encoding DsbC family protein: MNYNDSPPGLKARAAHLALALSSAAAVLTLGVSAVTAMPASAAGMASDVAQALKLRLPKTPIDAISCDTLGPWCEVVSGDTLFYIDETARYLFVGRLYDMEERRDVTAARLLELNPDLLAAGAARVASDAPAGRDEAPVQAAASHVDLSSLPVAGAIHWGNPKGERLVVFSDFQCGYCQRLTAELAKAKVMIEERPISIFNAASRKISEAVLCAKDPAKALHAAYAGQAPASAKTCKDAKALDANEAFAKANGFAGTPVIVRARDGAVLHGYRDAAAIRRFVAEGKGEAQ; this comes from the coding sequence ATGAACTACAATGACTCGCCGCCGGGCCTGAAGGCCCGCGCCGCCCACCTTGCCCTTGCCCTCTCGAGCGCCGCCGCCGTGCTGACGCTCGGCGTCTCTGCCGTCACCGCCATGCCTGCGAGCGCTGCCGGCATGGCCAGCGATGTCGCGCAGGCACTGAAACTGCGGCTGCCCAAGACCCCGATCGATGCGATCAGCTGCGACACGCTGGGCCCCTGGTGCGAAGTCGTCTCGGGCGACACGCTGTTCTACATCGACGAGACCGCCCGCTATCTATTCGTGGGCCGTCTCTACGACATGGAAGAGCGGCGCGACGTGACCGCCGCCCGCCTGCTCGAACTCAATCCCGACCTGCTTGCGGCCGGTGCGGCACGCGTAGCGAGCGATGCGCCGGCGGGACGCGACGAAGCGCCTGTGCAGGCGGCCGCCAGCCATGTCGACCTCTCGTCGCTTCCGGTTGCCGGCGCGATCCATTGGGGCAACCCCAAGGGCGAACGCCTGGTCGTCTTCTCGGATTTCCAGTGCGGCTACTGCCAACGCCTGACCGCTGAACTCGCCAAGGCCAAGGTTATGATCGAAGAGCGGCCGATCTCGATCTTTAACGCGGCGAGCCGCAAGATTTCCGAGGCGGTATTGTGCGCCAAGGATCCGGCAAAGGCGCTGCATGCGGCCTACGCCGGTCAGGCACCGGCGAGTGCCAAGACCTGCAAGGACGCCAAGGCGCTCGATGCCAACGAAGCCTTCGCTAAGGCCAACGGGTTTGCCGGAACTCCGGTCATTGTGCGCGCCCGCGATGGGGCGGTGCTTCATGGCTACCGCGATGCCGCGGCGATCCGCCGCTTCGTCGCCGAGGGCAAGGGAGAGGCGCAATGA
- a CDS encoding type IV conjugative transfer system protein TraE, which produces MRAEFAHEQAQTYLRQRNRFAGLAGVLGLTTLVSLGAAVTRDEQVVLVPITAERITVSSGGIDAPYLELVTRDTSLMLLNRAPESLDYWMANILKLADPAAHGRLKSELVRIVEEQRGSDISQAFVIAEMHVDPKALTSTVTGTLKTFVGAQVIASQRRSFRFRWSKHGLSLALAGFEQLPTDKEEPGQ; this is translated from the coding sequence ATGCGAGCAGAATTCGCACACGAACAGGCGCAGACCTACCTCCGGCAACGCAACCGCTTTGCCGGGTTGGCAGGTGTCCTGGGCCTGACCACGCTGGTCAGCCTCGGCGCTGCGGTCACCCGCGACGAGCAGGTGGTGCTGGTGCCGATCACCGCCGAGCGGATCACCGTCTCGAGCGGCGGGATCGACGCGCCCTATCTCGAGCTCGTCACCCGCGACACCTCGCTGATGCTCCTTAATCGCGCACCCGAAAGCCTCGACTACTGGATGGCGAACATCCTGAAGCTCGCCGATCCCGCCGCGCACGGCCGCCTCAAATCCGAGCTCGTCAGAATCGTCGAGGAACAGCGCGGCTCGGACATCAGCCAGGCCTTCGTGATCGCGGAAATGCATGTCGATCCCAAGGCCCTGACCTCGACCGTCACCGGCACGCTCAAGACCTTTGTCGGCGCGCAGGTGATCGCGAGCCAGCGCCGCTCCTTCCGTTTCCGCTGGTCGAAGCATGGCCTCAGCCTCGCGCTCGCCGGCTTCGAACAACTTCCCACCGACAAGGAGGAACCCGGCCAATGA
- a CDS encoding TraB/VirB10 family protein, translating into MAKATQKDAEKRPLPGSPEARERGRRNLNSQIAQRQKMLLAGIGAIALIGGGMFIFGSDGGKDGTDANGAATIDTGGLVNRNLSQREFVASYGNRLDAQGRAIKDLQQSQLPRPEIEQELEALRSENAQMRSDGQAAIDAISAENANLRSQLSDAAKAPAAAPPLPPPPAYGPGVGTGGAVQPPQGAPETQGGQLSLMSFGTETGKDGKPRAAETAPALLLEASRDYLPPNSYAPATVIVGVDASTGVASQSDPLPVVLRITGPARSVMRGNMLLTTDITGCLVNGAARGDLSAEKVYVKLVRMTCAQPGGRFAVSEVKGFISFAGKSGVRGRVVSREGSLVSQALLAGIVGGFGRGFSANANGIFTGQVGANGQREALSPTDILAGGFGQGAGEAADTVSRYLIERAEQYQPVVEMPTGIEVEIVFLDGVHVRSPSK; encoded by the coding sequence ATGGCCAAGGCAACACAGAAGGACGCCGAAAAGAGGCCTCTGCCGGGCTCGCCGGAAGCGCGAGAACGCGGACGGCGCAACCTCAACTCGCAGATCGCGCAGCGCCAGAAGATGCTGCTCGCCGGGATCGGGGCCATCGCGCTCATCGGCGGCGGGATGTTCATCTTCGGCAGCGATGGCGGCAAGGACGGCACCGATGCCAATGGTGCGGCGACGATCGACACCGGCGGCCTCGTCAATCGTAACCTCTCGCAGCGCGAGTTCGTCGCTAGCTACGGTAACCGGCTCGATGCACAGGGCCGCGCGATCAAGGATCTGCAGCAATCGCAGCTGCCGCGACCCGAGATCGAGCAGGAGCTCGAAGCCCTTCGCAGCGAGAACGCGCAGATGCGCTCCGACGGCCAGGCAGCGATCGACGCGATCTCGGCCGAGAATGCCAATCTGCGTTCGCAGCTTAGCGACGCTGCAAAAGCACCTGCAGCCGCACCGCCGCTGCCGCCGCCACCGGCCTATGGCCCCGGCGTCGGCACCGGCGGAGCTGTCCAGCCACCACAAGGAGCGCCGGAAACGCAGGGCGGACAGCTCAGCCTGATGAGTTTCGGCACGGAGACAGGCAAGGACGGCAAGCCGCGCGCGGCAGAGACTGCGCCGGCCTTGCTGCTCGAAGCAAGCCGCGATTACCTGCCGCCCAACAGCTACGCACCGGCAACGGTCATCGTGGGCGTCGACGCCTCGACCGGCGTTGCCAGCCAGAGCGATCCGCTTCCCGTGGTGCTCCGGATCACCGGACCGGCCCGCTCGGTGATGCGCGGCAACATGCTGCTCACCACCGACATTACCGGCTGCCTCGTCAATGGCGCGGCGCGCGGCGATCTCTCGGCGGAGAAGGTCTACGTCAAGCTGGTGCGCATGACCTGCGCGCAGCCCGGTGGCCGCTTCGCGGTCAGCGAGGTCAAGGGGTTCATCTCCTTTGCCGGAAAGTCGGGTGTGCGTGGCCGCGTGGTCAGCCGCGAAGGCAGCCTTGTCAGCCAGGCGCTGCTGGCCGGGATCGTTGGCGGCTTCGGGCGCGGATTTTCCGCCAACGCCAACGGCATCTTCACCGGCCAGGTCGGCGCCAACGGTCAGCGCGAGGCGCTGTCGCCGACCGACATTCTCGCCGGTGGCTTTGGCCAGGGTGCCGGCGAAGCCGCCGACACCGTCAGCCGATACCTCATCGAACGCGCCGAACAATACCAACCCGTCGTCGAGATGCCGACCGGCATCGAGGTCGAGATCGTCTTTCTCGACGGCGTCCACGTCAGGAGCCCCTCCAAATGA
- a CDS encoding YnfA family protein produces the protein MKLFLVYPLAALFEIAGCFAFWAWWRLEKSPLWLLPGMVSLALFAWLLTLVPTDAAGRAFAAYGGVYVAASLLWLWIVEGTTPDRWDFIGGAVVLAGAAIILFGPRG, from the coding sequence ATGAAACTGTTCCTCGTCTATCCGCTTGCGGCGCTGTTCGAAATCGCCGGTTGCTTCGCATTCTGGGCCTGGTGGCGGCTGGAGAAGAGCCCCTTGTGGCTGCTGCCCGGCATGGTGTCGCTGGCCCTGTTCGCATGGCTGCTAACTCTCGTTCCGACCGACGCCGCAGGTCGCGCCTTCGCAGCCTATGGCGGGGTCTATGTTGCCGCGTCGCTGCTGTGGCTGTGGATCGTCGAAGGCACCACGCCCGACCGGTGGGACTTCATCGGCGGCGCAGTCGTGCTCGCCGGCGCTGCCATCATCCTGTTCGGCCCGCGCGGCTGA
- a CDS encoding type-F conjugative transfer system secretin TraK, with product MSLLPSPLAAALAGTGLACFAIGATRRPDPGLKLTGLAVIAFALAPVPAHADQFVEAADNATIDCELARGELTRIALIDDGFANVSKIASGFPYNDFQVTHEPVRGDIYISVPPQFAAGRVSFFATSKAGYVYKFACRLGGEEATQLFITNPALAKAAATEWETETGPEDAAIRLIEAMASDAVLPGFTARAELSAPRRTGGIEVQLVAEYQGDELTGQRFLVRNLGQESLALGSEREGPAGALAFAYGRDALAPGEATSAFLVFAKGGLD from the coding sequence ATGAGCCTTCTCCCATCTCCCCTCGCTGCTGCGCTTGCCGGAACCGGCCTTGCCTGTTTCGCGATCGGCGCGACAAGGCGCCCCGATCCCGGGCTCAAGCTGACCGGCCTCGCCGTAATCGCCTTCGCGCTCGCGCCGGTCCCGGCGCATGCCGACCAGTTCGTCGAAGCTGCCGACAATGCGACCATCGACTGCGAACTCGCCCGCGGCGAACTCACCCGGATCGCGCTCATCGATGATGGCTTTGCCAATGTCTCGAAGATTGCGAGCGGCTTTCCCTACAACGACTTCCAGGTGACGCACGAGCCGGTGCGCGGAGACATCTATATCTCCGTGCCCCCGCAGTTTGCCGCTGGCCGGGTCAGCTTCTTTGCGACCAGCAAGGCGGGCTATGTCTACAAGTTCGCCTGCCGCCTCGGCGGTGAGGAAGCGACCCAGCTTTTCATCACCAATCCCGCGCTGGCTAAAGCCGCGGCTACCGAATGGGAAACCGAGACCGGCCCCGAGGACGCTGCGATCCGCCTGATCGAGGCGATGGCGAGCGATGCCGTCCTGCCCGGGTTCACTGCCCGCGCCGAACTCTCTGCTCCGCGCCGTACCGGCGGGATCGAGGTCCAGCTGGTCGCGGAATACCAGGGCGATGAACTCACCGGACAGCGCTTCCTCGTACGCAACCTCGGCCAGGAGAGCCTTGCGCTTGGCTCCGAGCGCGAAGGTCCCGCAGGCGCGCTCGCCTTTGCCTATGGCCGCGATGCACTCGCTCCCGGTGAAGCGACCAGTGCCTTCCTTGTCTTTGCCAAGGGAGGGCTCGACTGA
- the traL gene encoding type IV conjugative transfer system protein TraL: MADRYLVPRRLDDPELIGFWTIDEFAGILIPFAWGILSQHIFIGIGLAAGAWLALRKAKARGAGSALVHAAYWYLPGSFLGLKATPPSHCRLLAG, translated from the coding sequence ATGGCCGACAGGTACCTTGTTCCACGGCGGCTCGACGACCCGGAGCTTATCGGCTTCTGGACCATCGACGAGTTTGCAGGGATTCTCATTCCCTTCGCCTGGGGCATTCTCTCGCAGCATATCTTCATCGGTATCGGCCTGGCCGCCGGGGCCTGGCTTGCCTTGCGGAAGGCAAAGGCACGCGGCGCCGGTTCGGCACTGGTGCATGCTGCGTACTGGTACCTGCCCGGGAGCTTTCTCGGGCTGAAAGCCACGCCGCCCTCCCACTGCCGCCTGTTGGCGGGCTGA
- a CDS encoding AlpA family transcriptional regulator: MGEEIDKGATESRRVTRLIRLPEVQHRVGLGRSTIYRWMSEGKFPKPVPLGGYSVAWAEDEVEAWIATRLK; encoded by the coding sequence GTGGGTGAAGAGATCGACAAGGGAGCGACCGAATCCCGTCGGGTCACTCGTCTCATTCGCTTGCCCGAGGTTCAGCACCGTGTCGGGCTTGGCCGTTCGACGATCTATCGCTGGATGAGCGAGGGCAAGTTTCCAAAGCCGGTGCCACTGGGTGGATACTCGGTGGCATGGGCAGAAGATGAAGTGGAGGCCTGGATAGCGACGCGGCTTAAATGA
- the arsC gene encoding arsenate reductase (glutaredoxin) (This arsenate reductase requires both glutathione and glutaredoxin to convert arsenate to arsenite, after which the efflux transporter formed by ArsA and ArsB can extrude the arsenite from the cell, providing resistance.), translating to MTTDIVIYHNPECGTSRNTLAMIRNAGIEPHVIEYLKTPPSRAMLESLIERAGLRPRELLREKGTPYAELGLGDESLSDTALVDAMMEHPILINRPLVVSPLGVGLCRPSEAVLDILPNPQQGAFTKEDGEQVVDAAGERIA from the coding sequence ATGACCACCGACATCGTCATCTATCACAATCCCGAGTGCGGCACTTCGCGCAATACGCTGGCGATGATCCGCAATGCCGGGATCGAGCCGCATGTCATCGAGTATCTGAAGACGCCGCCATCGCGCGCCATGCTCGAAAGCCTGATCGAGCGCGCCGGACTTCGTCCCAGGGAGCTGCTGCGCGAAAAGGGTACGCCTTATGCCGAGCTGGGACTGGGCGATGAGAGCCTGAGCGATACAGCGCTGGTGGACGCGATGATGGAACACCCGATCCTCATCAACCGACCACTCGTCGTGTCGCCGCTCGGCGTCGGCCTTTGCCGTCCGTCCGAGGCGGTGCTCGACATTCTGCCAAACCCCCAACAGGGTGCCTTCACCAAGGAGGACGGCGAACAGGTCGTGGACGCGGCGGGCGAGCGTATCGCCTGA
- a CDS encoding arsenate reductase ArsC: MSDKIYNVLFLCTGNSARSILGEALTNKMGGGRFRAYSAGSQPKGDVHPMSLEELDSFGYPTEGLHSKNWNEFTKPGAPEFDFIFTVCDNAAGESCPVWPGKPLTAHWGVEDPAAVEGDGQRQAFVDALSYLKRRIELFLMLPLQSIDDMAMRSKLAAIGRHEGASAKAKES, translated from the coding sequence ATGTCCGACAAAATTTACAATGTCCTCTTCCTCTGCACGGGCAACTCCGCCCGCTCGATCCTGGGCGAAGCGTTGACGAACAAAATGGGCGGAGGTCGCTTCCGTGCCTACAGCGCGGGTAGCCAGCCCAAGGGCGACGTACACCCGATGTCGCTCGAAGAGCTCGATAGCTTCGGTTATCCGACCGAGGGCCTGCACTCGAAGAACTGGAACGAATTCACCAAGCCCGGCGCGCCCGAGTTCGATTTCATCTTCACCGTCTGCGACAACGCCGCGGGCGAGAGCTGTCCGGTATGGCCAGGCAAGCCGCTCACCGCGCATTGGGGCGTCGAGGATCCCGCCGCGGTCGAGGGCGATGGCCAGCGGCAGGCTTTCGTCGATGCGCTCAGCTATCTCAAACGCCGGATCGAACTCTTCCTTATGCTGCCGCTCCAGAGCATCGACGATATGGCAATGCGCAGCAAGCTGGCCGCCATCGGCCGCCATGAAGGCGCGAGCGCCAAGGCCAAGGAATCCTGA
- the traC gene encoding type IV secretion system protein TraC, whose protein sequence is MTLSLAAARDALSRGLFADTARPEKPQAHFGLDMLTDWLPYRVYDEGAKLYRNARSKGFVLEVTPLIGADERTGEILGQFFSEGLPQGACLQVLNFASPRIGSVVGPWFAPRYEQGGIYEAIARARTRRLYDLVWSSGSAHAPFHARNVRLIVSLGVPVPGSVTDAELSECREGLMGMLHSLGLSAQELRPGGLLALIDELTSPTTAHETDIHAWNPHDTLDVQAIRRDIELEVGDDRLILRTERFRETGRDEEGNPEVGECYPDHFDVRHYAVRSTPERWAPWECARLIGDMFTDKLRFPCPTATMLCLVYPDQEAASARAGFKFMRTTSLSQTKSARFLPKLAEQSAEWRHVQAELQAGKKLVKLFYGLTCISPLGQGDAHERIIKAIYKAAGWDLADERFLQLQGLVAAFPLSLADGLADDMARLKRLKTMLSTTAAHIAPMQGEYLGGVIPHLLLVGRRGQPFWWSPFENGAGNHNIAICGKSGSGKSVLLQELCAALRGAGAKVVVIDDGRSFEHSVKLQGGRFVEFTLASGFSLNPFSMVDDARAHEDEDYRLDCFAMIKAIVGQMARPGTAPSDTERGLIDRAVTLTWEALGSGASVDDVAHALHGSESEAGRDLATAIAPFCRGGSYGGFFAGKASFALDDDFTVFEMSDLASREELRSVVLSAIMFMTSQAMTRSSRATKKLLLIDEAWAMLKGGSMGEFVETYARTARKYGGALATATQSLNDYYKSDGARAALENSDWMLVLQQKAETIADFRANARLDMDDRTETLIRSLKRSGTEYSEVFIKGPETEAVGRLVLDPFSATIYSSDPDTYAAIQDCERRGHSLADAIRIVAGGGQ, encoded by the coding sequence GTGACGCTATCCCTTGCTGCCGCGCGCGACGCACTCTCGCGGGGCCTGTTTGCCGACACGGCTCGGCCCGAAAAGCCGCAGGCGCATTTCGGGCTCGATATGCTCACGGACTGGCTGCCCTACCGGGTCTATGACGAGGGGGCGAAGCTCTATCGCAACGCCCGCTCCAAAGGCTTCGTGCTCGAAGTCACCCCGCTGATCGGGGCCGACGAACGGACCGGCGAGATCCTCGGTCAGTTCTTCTCCGAAGGCCTGCCGCAGGGCGCCTGCCTCCAGGTCCTGAACTTCGCATCTCCGCGGATCGGCAGCGTGGTCGGCCCCTGGTTCGCTCCGCGCTACGAGCAGGGCGGGATCTACGAGGCCATCGCCAGGGCGCGCACCAGGCGCCTTTACGATCTCGTCTGGAGCTCGGGCTCGGCGCATGCGCCCTTCCATGCTCGCAACGTCCGGCTGATCGTCTCGCTCGGCGTGCCGGTGCCCGGCAGTGTGACCGATGCCGAACTCTCCGAATGCCGCGAAGGGCTGATGGGCATGCTCCATTCGCTCGGCCTCTCCGCGCAAGAGCTGCGTCCGGGCGGATTGCTGGCGCTGATCGACGAGCTTACTTCGCCGACCACCGCGCACGAGACCGACATCCATGCGTGGAACCCGCACGATACGCTCGATGTCCAGGCCATCCGCCGCGACATCGAACTCGAGGTCGGCGACGATCGCCTGATCCTCAGGACCGAGCGCTTTCGGGAGACGGGCCGAGACGAGGAGGGCAATCCTGAAGTCGGCGAATGCTATCCCGACCATTTCGACGTGCGGCATTATGCCGTGCGCTCTACCCCTGAGCGCTGGGCACCCTGGGAATGCGCGCGGCTCATCGGCGACATGTTTACCGACAAGCTGCGCTTCCCCTGTCCAACGGCGACCATGCTGTGCCTCGTCTACCCCGACCAGGAAGCCGCCTCGGCGCGCGCTGGCTTCAAGTTCATGCGCACGACCAGCCTCAGCCAGACCAAGAGCGCGCGTTTCTTGCCCAAGCTCGCCGAACAGTCGGCCGAATGGCGCCACGTCCAGGCCGAACTCCAGGCCGGCAAGAAGCTCGTCAAGCTGTTCTACGGGCTCACTTGCATCTCGCCGCTCGGCCAGGGCGACGCGCACGAACGCATCATCAAGGCGATCTACAAGGCAGCTGGATGGGATCTGGCCGACGAGCGCTTCCTCCAGCTGCAGGGCCTCGTGGCTGCCTTTCCCCTGAGCCTTGCCGATGGCCTCGCCGACGACATGGCGCGGCTAAAGCGTCTCAAGACCATGCTCTCGACGACAGCGGCACATATTGCGCCGATGCAGGGAGAATATCTCGGCGGCGTGATCCCGCACCTGCTGCTCGTCGGCCGCCGCGGCCAGCCTTTCTGGTGGTCGCCGTTCGAGAACGGTGCCGGCAATCACAATATCGCGATCTGCGGCAAGTCGGGCTCGGGCAAATCGGTGCTGCTGCAGGAGCTTTGCGCCGCCCTGCGCGGCGCGGGCGCCAAGGTCGTCGTGATCGACGACGGGCGCAGCTTCGAGCATTCGGTCAAACTGCAGGGCGGACGCTTCGTCGAGTTCACGCTCGCCTCGGGCTTTTCCCTGAACCCCTTCTCGATGGTCGACGATGCCCGCGCGCACGAAGACGAGGATTACCGCCTCGACTGCTTTGCCATGATCAAGGCGATTGTCGGCCAGATGGCCCGTCCCGGCACCGCGCCGAGCGACACCGAACGTGGGCTGATCGACCGGGCCGTGACTTTGACCTGGGAGGCCCTGGGAAGCGGCGCATCGGTCGACGATGTCGCGCATGCGCTCCATGGATCGGAAAGCGAGGCGGGCCGCGATCTTGCTACCGCGATCGCGCCTTTCTGCCGCGGCGGCAGCTACGGCGGGTTCTTTGCAGGCAAGGCGAGCTTCGCGCTCGACGATGATTTTACCGTCTTCGAGATGAGTGACCTCGCAAGCCGCGAAGAACTGCGCAGCGTCGTCCTTTCGGCGATCATGTTCATGACCAGCCAGGCGATGACGCGCTCATCGCGGGCGACCAAGAAGTTGCTGCTGATCGACGAGGCCTGGGCCATGCTCAAGGGCGGTTCGATGGGCGAGTTCGTCGAGACCTATGCCCGCACTGCGCGCAAATATGGCGGCGCGCTCGCCACCGCGACCCAGTCCCTCAATGACTATTACAAGTCCGATGGCGCGCGCGCCGCGCTCGAGAACAGCGACTGGATGCTGGTGCTCCAGCAGAAGGCCGAGACGATCGCCGATTTCAGGGCGAACGCGCGGCTCGACATGGACGATCGCACCGAGACGCTGATCCGCAGCCTCAAGCGTTCGGGGACCGAGTACAGCGAGGTCTTCATCAAGGGTCCCGAGACCGAGGCCGTCGGCCGGCTCGTGCTCGATCCCTTCTCGGCGACAATCTACTCCTCCGATCCCGACACCTATGCCGCGATCCAGGACTGCGAGCGGCGTGGGCACAGCCTCGCTGATGCCATTCGCATCGTGGCGGGAGGCGGACAATGA
- a CDS encoding arsenic transporter — translation MLLAIAIFVVTITMVIWQPRGLGIGWSAIGGALLALATGVISLADIPVVWDIIWNATGAFVAVILISLILDRAGFFEWAALHVARWGRGDGRWLFVLVVLLGAGVAAIFANDGAALILTPIVIAMLRALGYNAKATLAFVMAAGFIADTSSLPLVVSNLVNIVSADFFDIGFGEYALVMVPVDMAAITATLAALLLFFRKDIPTSYDVTQLRAPAEAIHDRATFCAGFVVLALLLIGFFVLDPLGVPISAVAAVGALALIAIAARGHVIPTGQVIREAPWQVVIFSLGMYLVVYGMSNAGLATAIAGLLERSAEGGIWGAAFGTGLLSAVLSSGMNNMPTVLVGALSIDATSATGPVRDAMIYANVIGCDLGPKITPIGSLATLLWLHVLGQKGVKIGWGYYFRVGITLTTPILLVTLAALALRLSLA, via the coding sequence ATGCTGCTGGCGATCGCGATCTTCGTGGTCACCATCACGATGGTGATCTGGCAGCCGCGAGGACTCGGCATCGGGTGGAGCGCGATCGGCGGAGCGCTTCTGGCTCTTGCCACCGGCGTCATCTCGCTCGCCGACATTCCGGTTGTGTGGGACATTATCTGGAACGCCACCGGCGCCTTTGTTGCGGTGATCCTGATCAGCTTGATCCTCGACCGGGCGGGATTCTTCGAATGGGCTGCGCTGCATGTGGCGCGGTGGGGGCGCGGCGACGGTCGCTGGCTATTCGTGCTCGTGGTATTGCTGGGTGCGGGCGTTGCCGCGATCTTCGCCAATGATGGTGCGGCGCTGATCCTGACCCCGATCGTGATCGCGATGCTCCGGGCGCTGGGATACAACGCCAAGGCGACGCTGGCTTTCGTCATGGCGGCGGGTTTCATCGCCGACACGTCGAGCCTGCCGCTGGTCGTGTCCAATCTCGTCAACATCGTGTCGGCCGATTTCTTCGATATCGGGTTCGGCGAGTATGCGCTGGTCATGGTGCCGGTCGATATGGCGGCTATTACCGCCACGCTGGCAGCGCTGCTGCTGTTCTTCCGCAAGGACATTCCGACCAGCTACGACGTCACCCAGCTGCGCGCTCCCGCAGAAGCGATCCATGACCGCGCGACCTTCTGCGCCGGCTTCGTTGTGCTTGCCCTGCTGCTGATCGGGTTCTTCGTGCTCGATCCGCTCGGCGTGCCGATCAGCGCCGTCGCTGCCGTCGGTGCGCTGGCGCTCATCGCTATAGCTGCGCGCGGCCACGTCATTCCCACGGGCCAGGTCATCCGCGAAGCGCCCTGGCAGGTCGTGATCTTCTCGCTCGGCATGTATCTGGTCGTCTACGGCATGAGCAACGCGGGGCTTGCTACCGCGATCGCCGGCCTTTTGGAGCGCTCTGCCGAGGGCGGCATATGGGGCGCGGCCTTCGGAACGGGGCTTCTATCCGCCGTGCTTTCCTCGGGCATGAACAACATGCCGACCGTCCTCGTCGGCGCGCTATCGATCGATGCCACCAGTGCCACTGGCCCGGTTCGCGATGCCATGATCTACGCCAACGTCATCGGCTGCGACCTTGGGCCGAAGATCACCCCGATCGGATCGCTCGCGACCCTGCTCTGGCTGCATGTGCTGGGACAGAAGGGCGTGAAGATCGGCTGGGGCTATTACTTCCGCGTCGGCATCACGCTGACGACGCCGATCCTGCTGGTGACCCTGGCAGCGCTCGCCCTCCGATTGAGTCTCGCATGA
- the arsH gene encoding arsenical resistance protein ArsH: MSRLRPLPDPDTFPALDPAFVHARPAEGLGDDQPPPRILLLYGSLRERSYSRLAVEEAARLLQLFGAETRIFDPSNLPLPDQINGDDHPAVYELREHAFWSEGMVWCSPERHGQITGIMKTQIDHLPLSIGGMRPTQGRTLAVMQVSAGSQSFNSVNTLRLLGRWMRMFTIPNQSSVPKAYEEFDEAGRMKPSSLYDRIVDVMEELVRFTVLLRPHAEQLVDRYSERKDRNEPVITPADDAAIVTRTLSEEERR, from the coding sequence TTGTCCCGCCTGCGTCCCTTGCCCGATCCCGACACCTTCCCGGCGCTCGATCCGGCCTTCGTCCATGCCCGGCCCGCCGAAGGTCTCGGTGACGACCAGCCACCGCCGCGCATCTTGTTGCTCTACGGCTCCCTGCGGGAGCGCTCGTATTCGCGCCTCGCGGTCGAGGAAGCTGCTCGATTGCTCCAGCTGTTCGGCGCCGAGACGCGCATCTTCGATCCCTCCAACCTGCCGCTGCCCGATCAAATTAACGGTGACGACCATCCTGCCGTTTACGAGCTGCGCGAGCACGCTTTCTGGTCCGAAGGCATGGTGTGGTGCAGTCCAGAGCGCCACGGTCAGATCACGGGCATCATGAAGACCCAGATCGATCACCTGCCGCTCAGCATCGGAGGCATGCGCCCTACTCAGGGGCGGACGCTGGCAGTCATGCAGGTCTCGGCCGGCTCGCAGTCCTTCAACTCGGTCAACACGCTGCGACTCCTAGGCCGCTGGATGCGGATGTTTACCATCCCTAACCAATCCAGCGTGCCCAAGGCATACGAGGAGTTCGACGAGGCCGGCCGTATGAAGCCATCTTCGCTCTACGACCGCATCGTCGATGTGATGGAAGAACTGGTCCGCTTCACGGTGCTGTTACGGCCACACGCAGAACAACTCGTTGATCGCTACTCCGAGCGCAAGGATCGGAATGAGCCAGTGATAACCCCGGCCGACGATGCGGCTATCGTCACAAGAACATTGTCCGAAGAAGAGAGACGATGA